cacagtgcctAAAAGTCCAgactgaaggtcagaggtcactgattAGGACAGGGCGACTGTGTGGACCTTAAAGCTCAGACTGTCCCTTTGATCTCTCCTCACCAAAACCTCACCTTCCTAACACCGCCCTTTGTCTTTCCTTACTGTCTccaccctccccacccccccccactcctctcacacacacactcgctctgcTATTTTCTCATTAATATCACTGCCATCTGTTCCATATGTAGCAGCCCAATTAGAGAAATGCACTTTGACCCTACCTGTCCAAATTTAATTTGAAAGTCTACAGCCATCCCTGCACACGCCcctttcctcacacacacacacacacacacacacacacacacacaatcacagcatTCTCTAGTCCGTCCAGATTTTGACCTTTCATTGTTGTTTCATTGTCTCTCTACAGGACCTGAGCTGATTTGTCAGCCTTGTGTAGGTTTGGTTTTCACCCCCCACGTGTCCTCTGGATATCAGCTGACCATGGTGGTCTGAACAGAGGAGAAGCAAGGAGAAAGCCTCGCACAGTGTGTTCACTCTAACACAGCAAGGCTCAACCAAGAGGGGAGCAGAGACGGACCGGGGTAAAGAGGAAAAACCtatttaaacacaaaatgtctCAAAACAGAGAACTGGTGGTTTTCTACATAAATTATAAACTCTCCCAGAGAAACTATCCTCTCTACCACATGGGACTCATAGAGCCTCCAAACAGGActgatggaggggaggaggcaGGACTGGGAGAGGAACAGCAGGTAGCAACGCACGCCAACGGGACTTTTAACGGCATGAGCCCTGGGACCCCTCCAGCGTCCCCGCTGCGGCAGGAACGGTTGCCATCCACGACAAGCCTGGACTCGGTCAAAGAAGCCCTCCGTGACTCGGCCAACGAGTTTGAGCTGCGATATGCCCGCGCCTTCAGCGATCTGCACAACCAGCTGCACATCACGCCGGCCACAGCCTACCAAAGCTTCGAGAACGTGATGGATGAGGTGTTCCGGGATGGAGTCAACTGGGGCCGCATAGTAGGGCTTTTTGCTTTCGGAGGGGCGCTGTGCGTAGAGTGCGTGGAGAAGGAGATGAGTCCGCTGGTGGGCAGGATCATAGAGTGGATGACGGTCTACCTGGACATCCACATCCAGCCCTGGATCCAGACCCAAGGAGGATGGGTGAGTCTCTCATAgaggcacacagaaacacacaaacatacacagagaTGAGAAGTGTATTCAAGCGCTTGCCATATGATGCTGTTTGCTTGTGTAGCTCCTTTCACGGTAAGCTGAGGTTGCCTGTATGGAAAAATTTCCATGTTGACACTTTTCCTACACACCACGGCTGGCTGCAGCACCGAGCAGCCACCAGTTGGAAAATTCAGATTAATCCTGTCCGTATTTTTCCAACTAGTCctggaaaatgtgtgtggatGCTAACGGCTTTTAGCATTTTTGGTTGTATGTGCGGTTTCAGATGTGGTTCTCTGTCTCTGGTAAATAGTGAAAAGACTAGATTTGCTTCAGTGTTCTGGCATGTTGTGTGCATCATGTGCCTGTTTGTCAGCTGCGTTTCTAACAGTGGCCTGACCTCCAGTGATACTGTATCACTGGTGATGAGTTGTATCTCCATGGGAAAAGAAAACCCAGAGCATAGTCTTTATTGCTTCATACTTATCTAATGCAGATGGGCCCAGATAAGTCAGGATGCCAACATTTCAGCTGCATCAGCCTCCATGAGATTGTGACATGGCGGAGGGGTGGGGTTGGCTCTGTGACTGACGGAGGAGAAAGACTTCAGATTAGATAGAATGGAAAGACCTAGAAAACAGGCAGCACGCACGGTCTTAAAAGAACCTGTTTGTgcttaaaaacagtaaaaacagaatgtttttTGTGGTCAGCAGCTGGCTCAGCTGTTCTCTAATTGATCAGCAGCATGGAGCTCAATGAGCTGAATCGAAGTGGGAGCTTAACAGGCTACATCAGGGCTTTGTAGCTCTCTGCAGCCCGCCTGCCTGGGGATCGAAGTTCTCTCATCACAGGGTGGGCTGAAGTCCAGGGCTTTTACAGATAGCCCTTTGTTTTACTCCGGTCAGTCGATTGgctctgtgctttgctttttttcttcttccactaTCTGTCCATTCTGTCCCCCCTGCCTTGTCCTCTCTTCTGTTATGTTCTTCACCAAGGCAGCTGCATGCAGATGAAAGctataggttttttttttctggggttAGCTGGAGAGTGGGCCATCCTGGTACTGACAAtccttgtgtgtgcgtgtgtgtgcgtgcgtgtgtgtgtgtgtgtgtgtgtgtgtgtgtgtgtgtgtgaacacctCCAGGACAGTTAAGGTCAGCTCTTTTCCTTTGTGGCGGCCATTTGATGGTATGAAGGAGAgcgaggggaagggaggggctGTTTATATTTTCTCCCGTGCTGCACAACACCAGGTCGAAGGTCGATCCTATAGCGGCTGAACAGCATGCCTAAAAGAAAATCCCACTGGGCAGAAAGTGACTTGGTGATGTTTGCACTGCACACATAgaatttctttatttatttccacGTTGGATTGAAACCTgtagacacagaggagaggcgGGTGGTGAGGATGAGGTTATAGAAACCTGAGGAAACGGTATGTGATTGTGCAGACGAGAGCTTTCCAGCATACTGATGTTTCTTGTTCCTTTGTTGAAGGGATGCTGCAGCATCCTCCTTAGCAGCTCCCAGAGGTATGTTCTCATAAATGCAATACGACCCTATTTctggtgctgctgtttttagccGTGTTAGTGTCATTACCATGGATgacagtgctgtgctgttggTTTTCAGTCCTCcacttcagactgaaatatcgCAACAATTCCTGAATGGATTGCTATCAAaatttgtacagacattcatgttccccagagggTGAATATTCTATGATCTGattctctgacttttcctctcctgccaccatgatgttgacatttttggtttagAGTGAAATGGCTCAACAACTATTTGATGTATTGCCATGACAGTttgaacacacattcatatcCCTTCAGGATGAATTGGTAGCTTTGGTCATTCTCTAACTTGTCGTCCAGCACTGCCATGTTGTCAGCGTTTTTATTTATCCTACACTTACGCAGGAAGCATACCTAACAACATCACTGCAAACTGAGCCTTACTGAATGCTGTATGCAGATGAGTGGCAAGTCAGATCTCACAGCAAGTTGTAAACTGGGATGACGGAGACTCTGggaaatgtgagtgtgtttatttgctgtggCGGATGTCGTTTTAAATGAGGAACTCAGCCACTTTCTATTAAAGGTACAACGCGTCCACAGCACCATGGTAGAATTCCTCTACCAACTTCACAAACTGGAGGGGCATTCACGGTGAGAATAGATCAGTGATGAGGAGGTTGATCTAATGGTTAATCTAATTCCTCCTCCTGACCACTAATAGATATTTTTACCATCACTGTCATCAACACGGTATAATCAACACATCTGTCATGTGTGGGTGATCCATGATCTCATGTAGTCAGAATTATCGaggcacccacacacaccccctcaAACACAAGCATGTTCACACATTCgcacagcacagtttgcttagCATCGTTAGACCAACGACATCAGTTAGCATGCTGTAACGGCTCGTGGTCAGTGGCTCGTGTGTCAGTCTAACCTTGGCTTGCAGAAGTGAATGACTTCGTCTGAAATGTTGAATGGATCAGCATGTTGAGAGTATCCACTGGTGTGGTTTCACTTCTCCTGTCAGCGGATAACATTGTCTTGAGCACATGATGCCATTTCCTTCCGCACCAGGTTTTGTATGGTTGACTGTTGGATGGCGATGGGGACAGAGCGTTGGCTCAACATGAGTCCCGTGTCACCAGTTTATACATTTGCCACTAGAGGTGGCGATAGTGGATTTTTAAATCCAGTATAATAAGTTTGGAGCAGGAAGAAGCTGATAGTCAGTCGACCTCTACTTGCCACAGGGGGTAGCATCAAGCTGCAGTGTTAAATTAAAATCTACATTCGGTAGGGGGTTTACCAGTAGAGTCTAGAGCTTTCCCACTCTTTGTCACAATATCATTActtttttgtggtttttctgtTCAAAGCCACCTACACTTTCCCTGAAATGTACCAGAGTCTCCGAGTAAACCCACACGAGACTCTGttgtttctcttcctttctgtcttttatttccctctttcttccttcctcctctcccctgaCGCCTCCTCACAGGGATGAAGCACATAGCCGTTGGCAGATGTGGGAACCTGAGCAAAGCTGTGAGGCAGGTGTGCTCTTAGTGTTAGCTGATGAAATATAAGTCTGCTCTAAGCAGCAGCAaggtcactctctctctctctctctctctctctctctctctctctctctctctctctctctctctctttctctctctctctgtgtgtgaatggatgatcTAAGTCAATCTTATGAAGGTAATCTGGAGGTAATCAGTATTGGCATAACTTCCTGATTGCGCTTGGGGGTGTTTCCCAAAAGTTGAGAGTTTACAGAATTTGTGGTTGTCTAAGCTCCATTATCTGACACTTAACATCGCATTTGCAAGCTAAGGTCAGGTCATCAGGGAAGCAGTAATTTTCCAATGTTACTGCCCAAGAATGCTCCATTCTGTCTAGTTGGTTATGAGTGGATTGACAAAATCACTTGTAAAATATATGGTATTTAACTcaatgtctttgggttttgctCAGATAAAACAAGCTATTTGAATACACCTCCTACACGAGAAAAGCgattaattaataaaataaaaaattgtaTTAAATATGACTCTTTGACTCTGTGAAATTATAATTGGCATTTTTCAATATGACAGTGCGTAGACAAAATCTCAGTGTTCCTGTAGATTTTCAATATATGAATCCAAAGACAAAGCGAGGCAGTCTGTTGAACTGGTGAAGCTGTTGGGGTGACAGTTAAATattgaaaagtgaaaggtgtTTTGCACTACAGAGCCAGCCTCGCTGTCATAAAAACTGATAAAGCCTCAGCCTAAATGATCCCGCCGGAGCTTATTTTGGAGCCTCCGCTGTCCAGAATGCTGAGATATTTGATGTGCGATAAATACGCTCAGCCAGATTCTCCCTCCACAGCCTGTGGTTTTAAAAGAAGCGCAGGACTTAAGCCATATATTGTCAGATAATAAACCTTGGCAGACAGCAGAGGTAGAGACACCGCCATCGACCTAATAATGCTGTTTCCAGCAGAGCAGGCGATGGCAGTGATTACTCAGTGGAGATTGAGCCGCCTCAGGGTGGGGGTACAGGGTTATTACCAATTATAGATGAATAATATCTCGACCTGCTACTGGCggaaacaatgtttttttttttttccctctgacagACTAATAAAGGCTAAACTCATTAGAAGAGCCACACTGCCACGGTCTGGGGAAGCTTGGCTGGAGCTGGACGGGGCTGTTGGGTCGGGGGCTTGTTCTAGTGGAGAAATAGAGACCATTATCCCAATTGTTCTGCTTTGTGCTGTTGACGGTCTTGGTAAGGTCAAGGAGAAGTTAACTACAAGAAAAATGTCCTCAAGCAGTGAAAGTCTATCCATAATGCCTTGGTTTTTTTCATCACCGCTGCTGCCTATGGCTCTATATGGAACACGTTGTTATGCCATTTTCAACAGGAGCATTTCAATGAAAAGTCCGctgatgttctgtgtttttcttgtcgTCAACAAATCCATTGAAATGGCGACTCTAATGAATGTACTATATCTACTAACAAGTACTGTTTGTGTATCTGACGTATGTCATCCCtcagtgccacagagctccattgttagAAATGcaagagcaccaaatgtgtgtgtttccgcAGCCAGAAAGTCCCCAACAAATACCACTTACTTgtttttgaagtgaaattactGATCCTTTTGAAAAAAATCTAACTATATATATTCAAAGGCTCACATCTGCAGTAGGAACCAGCGGGCTTTGGCCTCAGAGCCTCAGGCGGGCTGGGGAAGTCCGAATGTATCCAGagatgttgttttgctgttttggcCTACAACACATCGACAGTAACACAGATATACAATATTGCAACATAAACAGTATGTTGATCTATATGTGTGATTGGGAATGTAAGACTATCTATACTGATTCTGAGGCTGTAATTAAAGGCCTGTGCAGGCTGAGTCCATTGACTTGTTTTGACAACGGAAACACCTGAGCTTCCTTTGTGCCATTCTCCTTAGcagactttctctctctctctctctctctctctctctctccctctctctctctctctctctctctctctctctctctctctctctctctgtaattaACATGCACATAGGATAGGCAGTTAAGATCCACCGTGTCGTCTGTCAGACTATCCTACCAGGGAAGAGAAGGAAATGTCACCCTTGGGACCTATCCAGCCCGCCCCTCTccgcctctccctctctctctctctctctctctctctctctctctctcgccctctcacCATCACCCCCCCACCCTTCATCTTCTACacgtctctccctctgtttctctcctgtgtccTCCCATCTCCTCTACAAGTGCTCCTCCCCCTGCCACTGATCGATTTCTGTCCCTTATTTTTCTATCTGtacctcctcccccctcctcctctatTCATCATTTTTGAGCTCCTTTATTTCCCCCCTTGTCTGCACATCCTCTCCTTTGCCTCCTCCTTTCCATCCCtttcctgcctctttctctcttctacCCCACAAACTACAGTGGCACAACATATTGCAGAGAAGACATGCTACCACACGCCCCATCAATCTTGCCGTTAACCCTGTGTACCCATGTTCCAATGCTTTTTCCCATGtttgtcaccacacacacacacacacacacacacacacacacacacacacacatacatctccCATAACATCATCATAAGCGCTATTGATTTCCACAGACTTGATCCCCACTCACCACCCCCACACCTCCACTCCCACCTGTCTTGCTGCCATCATCCCTTCATCTGtcccttcatccctctgttACTCCCTCCATCTCATCAACCTCCCCTTCCCTTAATTGCTTACGGCTCACATGCGGCTAATTAGgagagatgtttttttctggattttGTTTGAAGGATAGTATTTTGCTAAGCCAGCAAAGTTTCCATGaactgattttgtgtttgttcataaTCAGACACGTGGTGCGGGTTGTTGTTGTCTCATACATTTGCCCGTTTTATTGTATAGTAGAGCGCTGCAGAGGGGAGGGGACGGCGCCAAGTCAGACTGGTCATGTGACTATCTCAAACAAAGGACCTGTGgccacatacacatgcacaggaATTTGCTCTACTGGCTTTTTAGTTGTGCCCACAGGTGTGTTGTCGCTTCGCAGACAAAGCCATCGCTGATCTCAAAGCGACTTTTTCACTGCCTCATTCTTCAACTTTGTAACGTATAgaactacacacacagacggttCTCCCGTAAACCCTTTTTGCATTGGATCAATGGCAGACACTTTTGTTCGAGCGCCATCAATAACCGCCTCTTTGTGGTCTGTTGCTCTATGCAGATGGATCTCTGAACGTTTTTGTATGAATGTAGCTGCTCAGCCATGGATGTGTCTATtgtttttgtatgcatgtgcatcAGCTCACTCAGTGGTTCATGATCTGTGAGATCCGACATGTgtattgtgtgcgtgtgtgtttgtagtcaATGGTGTGTGTCAGAGTCACAGCTTGAAAATGGCAGCAAACAGATTGTTTCATTCAGTTGCCTTCAGCTCCATGACAAGAACATCAGGGACATGTCACATGATTTTAGGTGTGTGTTGGTCGTGTTTCTGTGAGTATGTGAAAACGTACGTCCTACATGTTTAGAGGCTCTTATTTGCCTTTAAGGAGAGGCTCTTGGCCAAACCATTCTCATGTGGTTGCAGGGGGCAGCCTCATGCTCACGTTTGAGGAAATTAGGACTGTACCATTCCTGCGGGATTATCCCATCTGCCTTTTGCTCTATTTTAGATGTGACAAACTGGTGCAAAGGGCATTACAGCCAGGGTGACAAACAAATGCACGCACAGCACAACTTCAGATGTGGACAGACTTGAGTAAAAATTTGTAATCACTTTATTGTGATAGTTATTTTAGCCTATGAAACAAGCAATCTGACAGTCAGTCCATCGATAACCACTCATCTGATCATTTCTATAGCAGGGAATTGTTGGTAGAGCAGGCCTTTAGACAACAACtttgccctgtgtgtgtgtgtgtgtgtgtgtgtttacagcttctgTCAGAACATCAGTTGGTCATGTGAAAGATAAGACCTGTAATCTTggagcatcacacacacaaagggaaacGCACACAGCAGTGGGACATCAATACAATCTCTAACGATTACATTTGCTACGTTTAGACTGCATCagaatctctctctgtctcgtctctctctcatttagaaacacacacactggtgtcaCAGCAGCCAGCCGCCCGTATGTTCCACATCCAGACGCTGTTTATGTATACAGGACAGATATCCAGCTGTGTAATAGATGAGCGTGTGTGTCTATACTGCCAGCACACTGCAGAGCGTGGAGCTATTAGAGCGACTTTGCCAGACTGGTAGACATTAGACTTCCACTGTAGCGCACCATTGTGCACCGCTCCCCGTTGGAAGTTTCTGGCAAACGTGCGGCAGTCAAGAATGAATCAGACAAGGGCAGAGAGGGGCAGATGCAGATGGCGAGGAaggcaaacagagaggaagacgaggcCAGTGACTCAGCTAGATGAGAGTGCAGCATGTGGGTTAATAGGTTACACTGCATGCATGttgcggtgtgtgtgtggtgtagaTTTCTATACGTGTAGCTTACATGTTGCAGGAACAGAACAGCTGGATGTTTTTTGGAGCAGAGCGAAGACACTGTATTTGGTTGCCTACGTGCTGCTCCACTTCTCCGAGGCTTAGTGGTGAAATCAGGTCACGAGCATGTCTTTCCCCCTCcttccatcttcctctccattctcccctctccttctgtctgcttGGCCCCTCGTTCGTTACCTCTCTGCTCCAGCCCACGTCCCAACCCTTCCTCCCACTGCAgattctcttctgttttttccatCTTCTGTCTTCATGCAGCTGAGTGCAAAGCCTGAGCATCTGCCtgcatccctctcctctctgattgCATTTCACCCCtctcatccttctctctctatGTGTCTCACCctgtcctgtttctctctctatgCTCATATCTGTGATCAGATTATGAGGCATATCATGGGATTAGTGAGTCTCATGGCATGTATTAAAGTGGGAGAGCTGAGGGATGGATAGCAAGGGTTGATGAGTATTTCATGGTAATGTGGCACCCACTCGCATATAGCACGAGGACTAAATGATGATAAAGAGCATCAAGGCCATCATGGTTATATTCATCACAGGCTTATTTGAATGGCCGAGGGGGTAAAGtaataaagacaaaagatgTCTTCAGTTGCTCTGCAATAAGAGACAAGAGATAATAGACATAGAACAGAAACAGACTTGTGCAGGGCTTATAGATATTCATCTGTGCTGAAGTGATTCTGGGGAATGGCtttcttttcatgttgttgAACTTTTTGGAAATGTACAGTAAGCGATGGGAAGCGTAGTTTCAAGGAAACGTGTCGGTGAGCCCCACTGCTGCCACTTGCTCCTCTTTCCGCATACTTTTCTCCTCATGGGTTTCCCGCTTTTCAGTTTCCAGTGGTTTTCGTCAGCCTTCTCTCCCCCTGCAGCCTGCTTCACCCTTGCTCTTTTGttcttgtttcctctcatttttctttcttattttgtctcactccctgcctctctttgtGTCCTTCGTTCTGTCTCAGTCTCACTGTTTCCTCTCTTAATTCCTGTTTCTGTGCCTTCCAAACAGATGGCAGGTCTAAGGGTCATGGTGAGGTGTCTGGGTGGGGTGATGGCCTACAGAGTGGAGGGTTATACTGCGGATGACATCCATTCAAAGAGAATCCCGTCTTCTTTCCTTCAGccacccctctcctctctctccttctctgtcttaaCACCTTCCTAACCATGTGCTCTCTCTGccagacatacacacacggtCCTGAGTCCTTGGCCTTCCTACTGTGCTCCAGtgatgtatatatatatatatgtttgtgcgtgtgtgtttgtgcctgtatgcatgtgtatgtgtgtatgtgtttgctgaCAGAATGGGGTTTTGTAGAGAAGACAGCCCCCAGAGTCGGGCAGGGAACAGATTGGAGTCTGAGCCTCCATGTCCTGACTCATTAATCTCCTCTTTAATTCATGGTCTCACCGCCGGCTcaacgtgtgcacacacacagagacgcgcacacacacacacacacacactcaggcacagacacacacatagagacgCAGAGCCAGCTCCAAAGTCCAAAAGGGGACGAAAGAGAACATACAGACACATCGATGCTGGCACAAGTGTCACCACTGAGGCGAAGTTTAATCATTCAgtttcctcatttctctcttGCTCCTTGGAAAT
This region of Chaetodon auriga isolate fChaAug3 chromosome 10, fChaAug3.hap1, whole genome shotgun sequence genomic DNA includes:
- the bcl2l1 gene encoding bcl-2-like protein 1, which gives rise to MSQNRELVVFYINYKLSQRNYPLYHMGLIEPPNRTDGGEEAGLGEEQQVATHANGTFNGMSPGTPPASPLRQERLPSTTSLDSVKEALRDSANEFELRYARAFSDLHNQLHITPATAYQSFENVMDEVFRDGVNWGRIVGLFAFGGALCVECVEKEMSPLVGRIIEWMTVYLDIHIQPWIQTQGGWERFAEIFGQDAAAEGRRSQESFKKWLLAGMTLVTGVVVGSLIAQKRL